From Pirellulales bacterium, the proteins below share one genomic window:
- a CDS encoding metal ABC transporter permease, whose amino-acid sequence MNLFRELWEIGIFRNALFAGIAVGTICSLLSVIVVLKRMAFIGEGIAHAGFGGMGTALFLGLTTAGVGGTWKADLIVLAFCLATAIAIGALSRRRHVEADSAIGILLVAAMAWGVLLTDLHRSFAHAEWYVNWFGPPRAAPNIESLLFGSLFNVGPYDVWLAAIAAAAMLLVFAALFKEIIFYAFQETVSQVFGVRTGFIHYLMLAMLSIAIVLTVRLAGIVLVTALLVIPGATANLLSRRLGRVLLFSWLIGMTGIVGGLVLSLEAGNLSTGPCIVAVLCAVFAVAYVVQFWPRRTTAEAALESK is encoded by the coding sequence ATGAACCTCTTTCGCGAACTTTGGGAGATCGGAATTTTCCGCAACGCCTTATTCGCCGGTATTGCGGTGGGGACGATTTGTTCGCTGCTGTCGGTGATCGTCGTGCTGAAGCGAATGGCATTTATCGGCGAGGGGATTGCCCATGCTGGTTTCGGCGGCATGGGCACGGCCCTGTTTCTCGGCCTGACGACCGCGGGCGTCGGTGGTACTTGGAAAGCCGATCTGATCGTGCTGGCGTTTTGCCTCGCCACGGCCATCGCCATCGGCGCGCTCTCGCGGCGGCGGCATGTCGAGGCGGATAGCGCGATCGGCATTTTGCTGGTGGCGGCGATGGCCTGGGGTGTGCTGCTCACCGATCTGCATCGCAGCTTCGCTCACGCGGAGTGGTATGTGAACTGGTTCGGTCCCCCACGAGCCGCGCCGAATATCGAATCACTGCTGTTCGGTTCGCTGTTCAACGTCGGGCCCTACGACGTTTGGCTGGCGGCGATCGCTGCGGCGGCGATGCTGCTGGTGTTCGCGGCGCTGTTCAAGGAAATCATTTTCTACGCCTTCCAGGAGACCGTCAGCCAGGTGTTCGGCGTGCGCACCGGCTTCATTCACTATCTCATGCTCGCCATGCTCTCGATCGCAATCGTGCTCACCGTGCGCTTGGCGGGCATTGTGTTGGTGACAGCGCTATTAGTGATTCCGGGTGCGACGGCCAATTTGCTTTCCCGACGGTTAGGGCGCGTGCTACTCTTTTCATGGTTGATTGGAATGACCGGCATCGTGGGCGGACTGGTGTTGAGCCTCGAGGCGGGGAATCTTTCGACGGGCCCGTGCATCGTCGCGGTGCTATGCGCGGTGTTTGCCGTGGCCTATGTCGTGCAATTCTGGCCTCGGCGAACGACGGCGGAAGCGGCACTCGAAAGCAAATAG